Proteins encoded by one window of Vigna radiata var. radiata cultivar VC1973A chromosome 5, Vradiata_ver6, whole genome shotgun sequence:
- the LOC106760695 gene encoding uncharacterized protein LOC106760695 produces the protein MDSLLTILFCAFTFFSFNLVSSYASQPSYKEHCASTVPDSTPTTKLTHNPFPLADHHNGFYKGGDTIIDVGASWHRFSFRLSKRSTLATQTPNLFKLQATLSFRSANTFSDGSYYMGQRRYRKGYVSFKLEGFWHEPSGKVCMVGISSGYSRKGDSLNVNAVFKLNDVFNVSNITTLVTGSLENLSSEKGDDSYFEPISVLMLPNEKYNYTMDSAEVVNEFSDGSDAEQGLALSLDSLSFCKYPISSELRRLQLEYSLECHASKNCSISGGSDKLPSLMSLTTIGCSLTTKKHRLRVLVEFQDINYYVINQSFDPKTMLVGEGWWDEKNNTLCVVACHIMGKSSSLVGTHVGDCSVRLRLRFPSILSIRNTSGIVGQIWSNKSGSDSGYFKMVTFRNDEGRGVGVHGLKYEFSHLETVNKLCPRPTHKPNEKRKRYPEAYSYSMRFDMSVKESMKRVGWGYSEPIAIDDEISEFSQYRSSSFISFSDEVPDETIDINNGSLFNMSYMISLSVSKSVNKNSVFNLSSERVKIIAEGVYDAGAGTLCMVGCRELNPISKNETPVAHSTDCDILLKIQFPPLDSSDRSYIKGSIESRRKESDPLYFKRLDISAVPYIAARRKIWRMDMEVIMALISKTLACVFVGLQLYKVKREPNVLPFISLIMISILTLGHMVPLVLNFEALLTQNPNNRRPIFRNNPWLEVNEISVRLVTMVAFLLQFRLLYLTWSARKSGESKNRQWIAERNTGIVTLLLYAAGLLVAFMLKLKKNGDKDSVYIPMYNQPSSWENIKSYGGLVLDGFLLPQIILNLFSNMRGNVLSSSFYFGTTFVRLLPHAYDLYRTHTDDHLDNGSYYYADPSEDFYSTAWDIVIPLGGFFFAVVIYLQQRFGAHYIFPQRFKRVYQKVPVVTDSEADVETINK, from the coding sequence ATGGATTCTCTTCTGACCATTCTCTTTTGTGCTTTCACTTTCTTCTCCTTCAACCTTGTCTCCTCCTATGCCTCACAGCCATCTTACAAAGAGCATTGTGCTTCCACAGTTCCTGACTCCACGCCCACCACCAAACTCACCCACAACCCTTTCCCTCTTGCTGATCATCACAACGGTTTCTACAAAGGAGGTGATACCATCATTGATGTTGGTGCTTCTTGGCACCGTTTCTCCTTTCGCCTCTCAAAAAGGAGCACACTTGCAACTCAAACTCCAAACCTTTTCAAACTTCAAGCCACTCTATCATTTAGAAGCGCCAACACATTCAGTGATGGTTCATATTATATGGGTCAACGGCGTTACCGTAAAGGTTACGTAAGCTTCAAGCTTGAAGGGTTTTGGCATGAACCTTCAGGGAAGGTCTGCATGGTGGGGATTAGCAGTGGTTACTCCAGAAAAGGTGACTCTCTCAACGTGAATGCTGTTTTTAAGCTCAATGATGTGTTCAATGTAAGTAATATCACTACCTTGGTCACTGGAAGCTTGGAGAACTTGAGTTCTGAAAAGGGTGATGATAGCTACTTTGAACCCATTTCTGTGTTGATGCTTCCAAatgaaaaatacaattataCTATGGATTCTGCAGAAGTTGTCAATGAGTTTTCTGATGGGAGTGATGCTGAGCAAGGATTAGCATTGAGTTTAGATTCATTGAGTTTTTGTAAGTATCCCATCTCTTCGGAGCTTAGAAGACTCCAATTAGAGTACTCTCTTGAGTGCCATGCTTCTAAGAATTGCAGTATAAGTGGAGGTTCTGATAAACTTCCATCTCTAATGTCTTTGACGACCATAGGGTGTTCTCTGACTACTAAGAAACATAGATTGAGGGTTCTGGTTGAATTTcaagatattaattattatgtgATTAACCAGAGTTTTGATCCCAAAACTATGTTAGTAGGGGAAGGATGGTGGGATGAGAAGAACAACACGTTGTGTGTAGTTGCTTGCCATATTATGGGCAAGTCATCATCCTTGGTTGGAACTCATGTGGGTGATTGCTCAGTAAGACTAAGATTGAGATTCCCCTCAATTTTGTCAATAAGAAACACCAGTGGCATAGTGGGCCAAATTTGGAGCAATAAGAGTGGAAGTGATTCAGGATATTTCAAGATGGTAACATTTAGGAATGATGAAGGTCGTGGGGTGGGAGTTCATGGCTTAAAGTATGAGTTTAGCCATCTAGAAACGGTTAACAAATTATGTCCAAGGCCAACACATAAGCCTaatgagaagaggaagagatacCCAGAGGCCTATTCTTATAGCATGAGATTTGATATGTCAGTTAAAGAGTCCATGAAAAGAGTAGGTTGGGGTTATTCAGAACCCATAGCTATTGATGATGAAATCTCTGAGTTTTCCCAATATAGATCATCTTCTTTCATAAGTTTCTCAGATGAAGTTCCTGATGAAACCATTGACATCAACAACGGTAGCTTGTTTAACATGAGCTACATGATCAGCCTCTCCGTTTCAAAGTCAGTTAACAAGAATTCTGTGTTTAATTTGTCCTCTGAGAGAGTGAAGATCATTGCAGAAGGAGTTTATGATGCTGGAGCAGGAACCTTGTGTATGGTAGGTTGCCGTGAATTGAACCCAATCTCAAAAAATGAGACACCAGTGGCTCATTCTACGGACTGTGACATTCTTCTGAAGATTCAGTTTCCACCATTGGACTCAAGTGATAGAAGCTACATTAAGGGAAGTATTGAAAGCAGGCGCAAAGAATCTGATCCTCTATACTTCAAGCGTTTAGACATATCAGCAGTTCCATACATAGCAGCAAGAAGAAAAATTTGGAGAATGGATATGGAAGTGATCATGGCTCTGATATCTAAAACTCTTGCATGTGTTTTTGTGGGGTTGCAACTCTACAAGGTGAAGAGAGAACCAAATGTGCTCCCCTTCATCTCACTTATTATGATCTCAATTCTTACTTTGGGTCACATGGTACCTCTTGTTCTGAATTTTGAAGCTCTTCTTACTCAAAATCCCAACAACAGAAGGCCAATATTTAGAAACAATCCATGGCTAGAAGTTAATGAAATAAGTGTGAGGCTGGTCACCATGGTGGCTTTCTTGTTGCAATTCAGGCTCCTGTATCTCACCTGGTCAGCAAGAAAGAGTGGTGAAAGCAAGAACAGGCAATGGATTGCTGAGAGGAACACTGGTATTGTTACTTTACTCTTGTATGCAGCAGGGTTACTCGTTGCATTCAtgttgaagttgaagaagaatggaGACAAGGATTCTGTATATATTCCAATGTACAACCAACCTTCATCTTGGGAGAACATAAAATCTTATGGTGGTTTGGTTTTGGATGGTTTTCTCTTGCCACAAATCATTCTTAACCTGTTTTCAAATATGAGGGGCAATGTTCTTTCAAGCTCTTTTTACTTTGGAACTACTTTTGTGAGATTGCTGCCCCATGCCTATGATCTTTACAGGACTCATACTGATGATCATCTTGATAATGGGTCATACTACTATGCTGATCCAAGTGAAGACTTTTACTCAACAGCTTGGGATATTGTCATTCCATTGGGAGGTTTTTTCTTTGCTGTTGTTATCTACTTGCAGCAACGTTTTGGTGCTCATTATATTTTTCCCCAGAGATTCAAAAGGGTATATCAGAAGGTTCCTGTTGTTACTGATTCAGAAGCAGATGTAGAGACAATCAACAAGTAA
- the LOC106760696 gene encoding uncharacterized protein LOC106760696 has protein sequence MDYLLSTLLFLLAMSSFNHVSSFASLPPYKDHCGSIVPESTATELTRNSFPFDDHHTGYFTGGDGIIDGGTSSYQYLILQPFSIRATEFSDLFKVEASVSLATSITYYYPVGNFSYGDRLRHGGQHRYRRRHVRFNLEGFWSESSGKVCMVGTGSGYSKEGKHLNLHVVFKLDNVFNVSTITTLVSGSLVSLSSQKDESFEPISVLMFPKRNYNYTLDSTEVANEFSSGTDTAKGGFSLNSLSFCSRPLSREIKGLQLEFSSECTSSKNCTPLSESSGQLPSLMSLKGIECSLDNNKHRLRVMVRLLNSSDYWVGQSFNPKNTLVGEGWWDEKKGMLCVVACKIMAKASSLAGSHVRDCSIRLTLRFPSTLSIRSTSTIVGQIWTNKSTHDTSYFKKIAFNNGEDARLGIFQAPKYEYSLLEKVKKSCPTQKPMKNKGKRYPDVYSYDLRFDMKVSESNKRVAWGNSYPFAIGDEVSSSGNSFSNTTVDVPEVKLNSTGGLFNISYKISLWFNSTNVSKSLLNQSSLSVMISAEGVYDVGAGTLCMVGCRGLISNSLIPTAHSVDCEIVVKFQLPPVDAKNGIFIKGSIESTRKSSDPLYFKTLELSSSAFYIEAAEKVVWRMDMETIMVLISTTLACAFVGLQIYHVKKHPNVLPLLSLVMMAILTLGHMVPLVVNFEALLAQNPKKKNFVFGTVGWLEVNEIAVRLITMVAFLLQFRLLQLTWSSRKSDESNKGLWLAERKASCVTLPLYAAGLLIALLLKSKRDGDILVITPVNQHHSSWENLKSYGGLVLDGFLLPQIILNLFSNMRENVLSCSFYFGTTFVRLLPHAYDLYRTHNYAQLDNGSYIYADPSADFYSTSWDIVIPLGGIAFAIIIFLQQRFGAHCVLPQKLRGSKVYEKVPVFAESEAEVETTNL, from the coding sequence ATGGATTATCTTCTCTCCACCCTCCTCTTTCTTCTTGCCATGTCTTCCTTCAACCATGTCTCCTCCTTTGCTTCACTGCCACCTTACAAAGACCACTGCGGTTCCATAGTTCCAGAGTCAACTGCCACTGAACTCACCCGCAACTCTTTCCCTTTTGATGATCATCACACAGGTTACTTCACAGGAGGTGATGGCATCATCGATGGTGGAACTTCCTCGTACCAATACTTGATCCTCCAACCATTTAGCATACGTGCCACTGAGTTCTCTGACTTGTTCAAAGTTGAAGCCTCTGTATCACTTGCTACCAGCATAACTTACTACTACCCTGTAGGGAACTTCAGTTATGGTGACAGATTAAGGCATGGGGGTCAGCATCGCTACCGTAGAAGGCATGTAAGATTCAACCTTGAAGGGTTCTGGTCTGAGTCTTCAGGGAAGGTTTGCATGGTAGGGACTGGGAGTGGTTATTCCAAGGAAGGTAAGCATCTTAATCTGCATGTTGTGTTTAAGCTTGATAATGTGTTCAACGTAAGCACTATCACTACCTTAGTTAGTGGAAGTTTGGTGAGCTTGAGTTCTCAAAAGGATGAGAGCTTTGAACCCATTTCTGTGCTGATGTTTCCAAAAAGGAATTACAATTATACCTTGGATTCCACAGAAGTTGCCAATGAATTCTCTTCAGGGACCGATACTGCAAAGGGGGGTTTTTCATTGAATTCATTGAGCTTTTGCTCACGTCCCCTTTCAAGGGAAATTAAAGGGCTTCAATTAGAGTTCTCTTCTGAGTGCACTTCTTCAAAGAACTGCACTCCTTTAAGTGAGAGTTCTGGTCAACTTCCATCTCTAATGTCTTTGAAAGGCATTGAGTGTTCTCTTGATAACAACAAACATAGACTGCGAGTTATGGTGAGGCTTTTGAATTCTAGTGATTATTGGGTTGGCCAAAGTTTCAATCCCAAAAATACGTTGGTAGGGGAGGGATGGTGGGATGAGAAGAAAGGCATGCTGTGTGTAGTGGCTTGTAAAATCATGGCCAAGGCATCATCCTTGGCTGGTTCTCATGTGCGTGATTGCTCAATAAGACTAACACTGAGATTCCCCTCAACTTTGTCAATTAGGAGCACTAGTACCATAGTTGGCCAAATTTGGACCAACAAGAGTACTCACGATACAAGCTATTTCAAGAAGATAGCATTTAACAACGGAGAGGATGCTAGGCTGGGAATTTTTCAAGCTCCAAAGTATGAATATAGCCTACTGGAAAAAGTAAAGAAGTCATGCCCAACACAAAAGCCTATGAAGAACAAGGGGAAAAGATATCCAGATGTCTATTCTTATGACTTGAGATTTGACATGAAAGTTAGTGAGTCCAACAAAAGAGTAGCCTGGGGTAATTCATATCCCTTTGCTATTGGTGATGAGGTCTCTTCCTCGGGTAACAGTTTCTCAAACACCACGGTAGATGTTCCTGAGGTAAAACTCAACAGTACTGGTGGTTTGTTTAATATTAGCTACAAAATCTCACTGTGGTTTAATTCAACCAATGTCTCCAAGTCCCTGCTTAATCAGTCCTCTTTGTCAGTGATGATTTCTGCTGAAGGAGTTTATGATGTTGGAGCGGGAACCTTGTGTATGGTAGGTTGTCGTGGTCTTATCTCAAACTCTCTCATACCAACAGCTCATTCTGTGGACTGTGAGATTGTGGTGAAGTTTCAGCTACCACCGGTGGATGCAAAAAATGGAATCTTCATTAAGGGAAGCATTGAAAGCACACGCAAAAGTTCAGACCCTCTTTACTTCAAAACGTTGGAGTTATCTTCATCTGCCTTCTACATTGAAGCAGCCGAAAAGGTAGTTTGGAGAATGGATATGGAGACCATCATGGTTCTGATATCTACCACTCTAGCGTGTGCTTTTGTGGGATTGCAGATATACCATGTGAAGAAGCACCCCAACGTGCTTCCTTTGCTCTCACTTGTTATGATGGCAATACTTACTCTAGGCCACATGGTACCCCTTGTCGTGAACTTTGAAGCACTTCTTGCTCAAAATCCTAAGAAGAAGAACTTTGTGTTTGGAACTGTTGGTTGGCTTGAAGTGAATGAAATAGCTGTGAGGCTAATCACCATGGTAGCTTTCTTGTTGCAATTCAGACTACTTCAACTAACTTGGTCATCAAGAAAGAGTGATGAAAGCAATAAAGGCCTCTGGCTTGCTGAGAGGAAGGCTTCTTGTGTCACTCTGCCCTTGTATGCTGCTGGCTTATTGATTGCATTGCTGTTGAAGTCTAAGAGAGATGGAGACATTCTTGTGATTACTCCAGTGAACCAGCATCATTCATCTTGGGAGAACTTAAAATCTTATGGTGGTTTGGTGTTGGATGGCTTTCTCTTACCACAGATCATCCTTAATCTGTTCTCTAACATGAGGGAGAATGTTCTTTCATGTTCTTTTTACTTTGGAACTACTTTTGTGAGGCTGTTGCCACATGCCTATGATCTTTACAGGACTCATAATTATGCTCAACTAGATAATGGATCATACATCTATGCAGATCCAAGTGCAGATTTTTACTCCACTTCTTGGGACATTGTCATTCCATTGGGAGGTATTGCTTTTGCTATCATTATCTTCTTGCAGCAACGTTTTGGTGCTCACTGTGTTCTGCCTCAAAAACTCAGAGGGTCTAAGGTTTATGAAAAGGTGCCTGTGTTTGCTGAATCAGAAGCTGAAGTAGAGACCACCAACTTGTAA